In the Chlorobium limicola DSM 245 genome, one interval contains:
- a CDS encoding exo-beta-N-acetylmuramidase NamZ family protein, with the protein MIVMDRLRIFVLLLACLVLSAIPLQGGVFRSGIDVLDASDCRALKGKKVALITNAAGVTVRGESNYAMLLRNGISLSFLMAPEHGFAVNVEAGKKTGGSVIGDTLRVHSLYGASKKPSVALLKTVDLVVFDLQDVGARCYTYISTMKLAMEACMEAGVSFMVLDRPNPVAPLSPSGFMLDKGYESFVGAVAVPFVHAMTVGEIALLLKKSSFQGLDLQVVKMEGYRRELFGDELPGFAFVSPSPNIRNIETAVVYPATVMLEATAVSEGRGTDAPFLQFGAPFIDSTRLLEEVKACRLPGVEFFSVSFIPKSGKFRNEQCFGLKLRVSDRKRFSPFTTSAALLLVLQKLYPSSLGLKSGGVFFDRLAGTPRFREMILEQVPVEVIVEASRNDVREFQRTHPARFIYP; encoded by the coding sequence ATGATTGTTATGGATAGATTGCGAATTTTCGTGCTGTTGCTGGCCTGTCTTGTCCTGTCGGCAATTCCTCTGCAAGGGGGTGTTTTCCGGAGCGGGATCGATGTGCTCGATGCATCGGACTGCCGTGCACTGAAGGGGAAGAAGGTTGCGCTGATTACCAATGCCGCCGGCGTGACGGTAAGGGGCGAGAGCAATTATGCCATGCTGCTGAGGAATGGTATTTCCCTTTCGTTTCTCATGGCACCTGAGCATGGTTTCGCCGTAAACGTGGAGGCGGGGAAAAAAACGGGGGGATCTGTAATCGGCGATACGCTTCGAGTCCATTCTCTTTATGGTGCATCAAAAAAACCGTCTGTCGCACTTCTGAAAACCGTCGATCTGGTGGTCTTCGATCTTCAGGATGTCGGTGCGCGCTGTTATACCTATATTTCGACGATGAAGCTCGCTATGGAGGCGTGCATGGAAGCCGGAGTGTCGTTTATGGTGCTTGACCGCCCGAACCCGGTTGCGCCGCTTTCCCCATCCGGATTCATGCTTGACAAAGGGTATGAGTCGTTTGTCGGGGCTGTTGCCGTGCCCTTTGTTCATGCAATGACCGTAGGCGAAATTGCGCTTTTGCTGAAAAAAAGCAGCTTTCAGGGGCTCGATCTTCAGGTGGTGAAGATGGAGGGATACCGGAGGGAGTTGTTCGGAGACGAACTTCCGGGATTCGCGTTTGTGAGTCCCTCTCCCAATATCAGGAACATCGAGACGGCGGTTGTCTATCCTGCAACGGTTATGCTCGAAGCCACAGCGGTGAGCGAAGGGCGGGGAACCGATGCGCCCTTTCTGCAGTTCGGTGCTCCGTTTATCGATTCGACCAGACTGTTGGAGGAGGTTAAGGCCTGTCGGCTGCCGGGTGTGGAGTTTTTTTCTGTCAGCTTTATTCCGAAGTCGGGAAAATTCAGGAATGAGCAGTGTTTCGGTTTGAAGTTGAGGGTTTCGGACAGGAAGCGTTTCTCGCCGTTTACCACATCGGCGGCACTGCTCCTCGTTCTGCAAAAGCTCTACCCGTCCAGCCTCGGGTTGAAGAGTGGAGGTGTTTTTTTTGACCGTCTTGCCGGCACACCGCGTTTCCGGGAGATGATTCTGGAACAGGTTCCTGTTGAGGTTATCGTGGAGGCAAGTCGCAACGATGTGCGGGAGTTCCAGCGAACGCATCCCGCACGTTTCATCTATCCTTGA
- a CDS encoding SDR family NAD(P)-dependent oxidoreductase — protein MMDNTAVTAETTVVITGSSRGIGFGLAEQFLLRGCRVMVNGSSAATTDAALERFRRYGDRVRGVAADVSCRNGLLLLHREALAHFGGVDIWINNAGISHETMKVWELDAGTVERVLRCNIDGVVQGTIIPFLEMRKRGAGKIFNMEGFGSDGFMLDGMTVYGTTKRSLSYFTRSFAHEARSSGVQVGTLSPGMVVTDLLRMTAAESSQESLKKRKFFNVMADDVETVSVFLADRMLAARELSPEIRWLTKPRMLGKLLLAPFRKRDFFSQHDSAGS, from the coding sequence ATGATGGATAACACCGCCGTCACGGCAGAAACGACTGTCGTCATTACCGGAAGTTCCCGGGGCATAGGCTTCGGGCTCGCAGAGCAGTTTCTTTTGCGGGGATGCCGGGTTATGGTGAACGGCAGTTCTGCCGCAACCACCGATGCCGCTCTTGAACGGTTTCGCCGGTACGGAGACCGGGTACGAGGCGTTGCAGCGGACGTGAGTTGCCGTAACGGATTGCTTCTGCTGCATCGTGAAGCGCTCGCTCATTTCGGAGGTGTCGATATCTGGATCAATAACGCAGGGATCAGTCACGAGACCATGAAGGTCTGGGAACTCGATGCCGGAACGGTGGAACGGGTGCTGCGCTGCAATATCGATGGCGTTGTGCAGGGTACCATCATTCCTTTTCTTGAAATGCGGAAGCGGGGAGCAGGGAAGATTTTCAACATGGAGGGGTTCGGGAGCGACGGGTTCATGCTTGACGGGATGACTGTTTACGGCACCACGAAACGATCCCTGAGTTATTTCACCCGATCATTTGCGCATGAAGCCCGATCATCGGGAGTACAGGTCGGCACGCTCAGTCCCGGCATGGTGGTGACCGATCTTCTGCGTATGACAGCAGCGGAGAGTTCACAGGAAAGCCTTAAGAAAAGGAAGTTTTTCAATGTGATGGCCGACGATGTCGAAACCGTATCGGTTTTTCTTGCGGACCGTATGCTTGCTGCGCGGGAGCTTTCGCCTGAAATCAGATGGCTGACGAAACCGAGAATGCTCGGCAAACTGCTGCTTGCACCGTTCAGAAAACGGGATTTCTTTTCGCAGCACGACAGCGCAGGCTCATAA
- a CDS encoding Coenzyme F420 hydrogenase/dehydrogenase, beta subunit C-terminal domain, translating to MHQTEKELCSSCGLCSIREWPMQESLQSCVFKNGWLGNLERQLFGRERSLDDPVEMRFGITAERFTARMKQRIPDAQWSGIITAMALRAFERKLVDGVVTLHRHTEQQFFSVPVLACSSDEIYASRGNKPVLSPVLRSLQTAYRQGLKKILVIGAACHLHMLRDFRERFPYLQEMEIFTIGIPCVDNIDRSRWTWVLERISASPATARHMEFMQDFRIHIRHSDGSTEKIPYFSLPQELSDPAIFPKACMSCFDYLNSLSDITIGYLAAELTPQQDRQWVLVRTEKGRELLDLVNHELERFPEWGEWKCEGFIRQTAGGIIEQMKDTGKTYAAEPLIPQWIGHLLSTTMGFIGPKGIGFAHYSADYHMIRHYYYVRYRLPDHLERLVPAHVPVILEEYGLPL from the coding sequence ATGCATCAAACAGAAAAGGAACTCTGCAGCTCATGCGGACTTTGCTCGATTCGGGAATGGCCGATGCAGGAAAGCCTGCAGAGCTGTGTCTTCAAGAACGGCTGGCTCGGGAATCTCGAACGGCAGCTGTTCGGCCGGGAAAGAAGCCTCGACGACCCTGTTGAGATGCGTTTCGGCATTACCGCAGAACGATTTACCGCCCGGATGAAACAGAGGATTCCCGATGCCCAGTGGAGCGGCATCATAACCGCAATGGCGCTCAGGGCTTTCGAGCGAAAACTTGTCGATGGCGTTGTGACGCTGCACCGGCATACGGAACAACAATTTTTTTCCGTTCCCGTACTCGCCTGCAGCAGTGATGAGATTTACGCGTCAAGAGGCAACAAGCCTGTACTCTCTCCGGTACTTCGCTCCCTGCAGACGGCATACCGTCAGGGATTGAAAAAAATTCTGGTCATCGGTGCGGCATGCCATCTGCACATGCTTCGCGATTTCCGTGAACGGTTTCCCTATCTGCAGGAGATGGAGATCTTCACCATCGGCATACCCTGTGTCGACAACATCGACCGGAGCCGATGGACCTGGGTTCTCGAACGGATATCGGCATCTCCCGCGACAGCCCGCCACATGGAGTTCATGCAGGACTTCCGGATTCACATCCGCCACAGCGATGGCTCGACGGAAAAAATACCCTACTTCAGCCTGCCCCAGGAGCTCTCCGACCCCGCAATTTTTCCGAAGGCCTGCATGAGCTGCTTCGACTACCTCAACAGTCTTTCGGACATCACGATCGGATACCTTGCCGCAGAACTGACTCCGCAACAGGATCGGCAATGGGTGCTGGTGCGCACAGAGAAAGGCAGAGAGCTGCTCGACCTCGTCAACCATGAACTCGAACGGTTTCCTGAATGGGGAGAGTGGAAATGCGAAGGGTTTATCAGGCAGACAGCCGGAGGAATTATCGAACAAATGAAGGATACCGGCAAAACCTATGCAGCCGAACCGCTCATACCCCAATGGATCGGACACCTGCTCAGTACCACCATGGGTTTCATCGGCCCGAAAGGCATCGGCTTTGCCCATTATTCGGCCGACTACCACATGATCCGCCACTACTACTACGTCAGGTACCGGCTTCCGGATCATCTGGAGCGACTTGTTCCCGCCCACGTGCCGGTCATTCTCGAAGAGTACGGGCTCCCCTTATGA
- a CDS encoding glutamine amidotransferase — translation MKKLHIIKAGTTYASTVQALGDFDDWIAAAVECSGLPVMVVDVHAGEPLPSPEACCGVIVSGSHAMVTDNLPWSVAIEAWIPSLIESATPFLGICYGHQLLGRALGGQVGYNPLGREIGTVTVSLTEEGVSDRLFRGVGATFHAHTIHEQSVLELPQGAVALARNPHDPVHAFRAGSCAWGVQFHPEYTVPVMKEYIAAEGEHRSGELLGQVRETPEARQVLTNFASIARLHF, via the coding sequence ATGAAAAAACTCCATATCATCAAGGCCGGTACGACCTATGCTTCGACCGTGCAGGCGCTCGGCGATTTCGATGACTGGATAGCGGCAGCCGTGGAATGTTCCGGACTTCCCGTCATGGTTGTCGATGTGCATGCCGGAGAGCCTCTTCCTTCGCCTGAAGCGTGCTGCGGAGTGATTGTCAGCGGTTCCCATGCCATGGTTACCGATAATCTTCCCTGGAGCGTGGCCATCGAGGCCTGGATACCTTCGCTGATCGAAAGTGCCACTCCTTTTCTCGGCATCTGTTACGGCCATCAGCTCCTCGGGCGCGCTCTCGGCGGGCAGGTGGGGTATAACCCCCTTGGCAGGGAGATCGGAACGGTTACCGTGTCGCTTACTGAAGAGGGCGTTTCCGACAGGCTTTTCAGAGGGGTCGGGGCCACGTTTCACGCCCATACCATTCACGAGCAGTCGGTGCTCGAACTGCCCCAGGGAGCAGTTGCTCTCGCCCGGAACCCACACGATCCCGTTCACGCCTTCCGTGCAGGCAGCTGCGCATGGGGGGTGCAGTTTCATCCCGAATACACGGTTCCGGTCATGAAGGAGTATATTGCGGCTGAAGGGGAACACCGATCCGGCGAGCTTCTGGGGCAGGTTCGCGAAACTCCCGAAGCCAGGCAGGTGCTTACCAATTTCGCCTCCATTGCGAGGCTGCATTTCTGA
- the recD2 gene encoding SF1B family DNA helicase RecD2, translated as MATPSSDTENNAERELRQETVTGTVERVTYHNEENGFSVLKIRARGSRDAVTVVGNSPAISPGEFITCTGSWQNNRTHGLQFKADGIDIIQPTTADGIEKYLASGMVKGVGSFYAKKLVKKFGTGVLDILDSNPERLLEIEGIGRKRLELITKSWEEQKAIREIMVFLQSHGVGIARAFRIYKTYRQDAIKKVSENPYSLSLDIDGIGFLTADTIASKLGIAHDSLIRAEAGVRHVLQELASSGHCAVPKERLVQESAAMLDISAPIVEEAIAVETGKFNLVRETIDGAEIFYLAPLHRAEEKTAAALAALLRGRTPWKGIDLQKAVVQIAEETGLQLSPSQKEALALVLTNKATVITGGPGVGKTTLVNAILRVIRKKTTKILLCAPTGRAAKRLSESTGMEAKTIHRLLEFDPNSGGFKRSSGNPLEADMVVVDETSMVDIVLMSKLLSAVPAKAALLLVGDADQLPSVGPGAVLTDIIASDAVPVVRLTEIFRQAARSQIIVNAHRINNGEIPRNAEGEELSDFYVVNSQTPENIHAKLMQMVTERIPARFGFHPVRDIQVLTPMNRGGLGSRALNAELQKALNGSAEPKVSRFGSIFSPGDKVIQMVNNYDKEVFNGDIGAITAIDTEESELTVDFDKRPVRYEFSELDELALAYATSIHKSQGSEYLAVVIPLAMQHFTLLERNLIYTAVTRGKKLVVIIAQPKALALAVTNRKADRRMTTLALKLTEAAGNPNP; from the coding sequence ATGGCGACACCATCTTCAGATACCGAAAACAACGCTGAACGCGAACTCCGGCAGGAAACGGTTACCGGCACCGTTGAACGGGTAACCTACCATAACGAGGAGAACGGATTTTCCGTGCTTAAAATCAGGGCGAGAGGCAGTCGGGATGCCGTGACGGTTGTGGGCAACAGTCCGGCAATATCTCCCGGAGAGTTTATAACCTGCACGGGAAGCTGGCAGAACAACCGCACCCACGGCCTGCAGTTCAAGGCCGACGGGATCGACATCATTCAGCCGACAACGGCCGACGGCATCGAAAAATACCTTGCATCCGGCATGGTCAAGGGCGTCGGGTCGTTCTACGCAAAAAAACTGGTCAAGAAATTCGGAACCGGCGTACTCGACATACTCGACAGCAATCCCGAACGGCTGCTTGAAATAGAGGGCATCGGGAGAAAAAGGCTGGAGCTGATCACGAAATCCTGGGAGGAGCAGAAAGCCATCCGGGAAATCATGGTTTTTCTGCAGTCGCACGGAGTCGGTATCGCCCGGGCGTTCAGGATCTATAAAACCTATCGCCAGGATGCCATCAAAAAGGTTTCCGAAAACCCCTACAGCCTCTCCCTCGATATTGACGGCATCGGCTTTCTCACCGCCGACACCATCGCCTCGAAGCTCGGCATAGCTCACGACTCGCTCATCAGGGCCGAAGCCGGAGTGCGCCATGTTCTGCAGGAACTGGCCTCCAGCGGCCACTGCGCCGTGCCCAAAGAGCGGCTGGTGCAGGAATCGGCCGCCATGCTCGACATCTCCGCTCCGATCGTGGAAGAAGCCATTGCCGTGGAAACCGGCAAGTTCAATCTGGTGCGCGAAACCATTGACGGAGCAGAGATCTTTTATCTCGCGCCGCTCCACCGCGCCGAAGAAAAGACCGCCGCGGCGCTCGCCGCTCTCCTGCGGGGGAGGACGCCATGGAAAGGGATCGATCTGCAAAAAGCCGTGGTGCAGATTGCCGAAGAGACCGGCCTGCAACTCTCCCCTTCCCAGAAAGAGGCACTTGCGCTTGTCCTCACGAACAAAGCCACCGTCATTACCGGAGGCCCCGGTGTCGGCAAAACGACGCTCGTGAACGCCATTCTCAGGGTCATCCGAAAAAAAACCACCAAAATCCTGCTCTGCGCCCCTACCGGCCGGGCGGCAAAACGGCTCTCGGAATCGACCGGTATGGAAGCGAAGACCATTCACCGCCTGCTTGAATTCGATCCCAACAGCGGCGGCTTCAAACGCAGCTCCGGAAACCCGCTCGAAGCGGATATGGTGGTCGTCGACGAAACCTCGATGGTCGATATCGTGCTGATGAGCAAGCTCCTCTCTGCGGTTCCGGCAAAAGCCGCCCTGCTGCTTGTGGGTGATGCCGACCAGCTCCCTTCCGTGGGCCCTGGTGCGGTACTTACCGACATCATCGCATCCGATGCGGTTCCTGTAGTACGGCTGACCGAAATTTTCCGGCAGGCGGCCCGGTCGCAGATCATCGTCAACGCCCACCGCATCAACAACGGCGAAATCCCGCGCAACGCCGAAGGCGAAGAACTGTCGGATTTCTATGTGGTGAACTCGCAGACACCCGAAAATATCCATGCCAAGCTCATGCAGATGGTAACCGAACGCATCCCGGCCCGCTTCGGTTTTCATCCGGTGCGCGACATTCAGGTGCTCACCCCGATGAACCGGGGCGGGCTCGGTTCGCGTGCCCTGAACGCCGAACTGCAGAAAGCGCTCAACGGCAGCGCCGAGCCGAAAGTATCGCGCTTCGGCTCCATCTTTTCGCCGGGCGACAAGGTTATCCAGATGGTCAACAACTACGACAAGGAGGTCTTCAACGGCGACATCGGCGCCATAACGGCAATCGACACCGAAGAGAGCGAGCTGACGGTCGATTTCGACAAACGGCCCGTACGCTACGAGTTCAGCGAACTCGATGAACTCGCGCTGGCCTACGCCACAAGCATTCACAAAAGCCAGGGCTCCGAATATCTCGCCGTCGTCATTCCGCTCGCCATGCAGCACTTTACGCTGCTCGAGCGGAACCTGATTTACACCGCCGTCACGCGGGGAAAAAAGCTTGTGGTCATCATTGCGCAGCCAAAGGCCCTCGCTCTTGCAGTAACAAACAGAAAAGCCGACCGCCGCATGACCACGCTCGCCCTTAAACTGACGGAAGCCGCAGGAAACCCGAACCCCTGA
- a CDS encoding YdcF family protein codes for MIKAFFRYLSIFILSVVTVTAAVFLSLGFAVSYPAQKPEKADVIVVLGGDDGLRVEKGAELYNNGFAPNVLLTGIDARFYRPGRPNWRERRMRDLGVPKKAIRVDTESETTWEEAVNASETLQKQKWESAIVVSDPPHMLRIHQTWRRVFEGSSKKIILVSTEPDWWNALLWWKNKTSYRFVISEIKKNIYYYAVYL; via the coding sequence ATGATTAAAGCCTTTTTCAGATACCTGTCGATATTCATTCTCTCTGTTGTAACGGTTACGGCGGCCGTGTTCCTCAGCCTTGGATTCGCAGTCTCTTATCCGGCGCAAAAACCGGAAAAAGCCGATGTGATTGTGGTACTTGGCGGAGACGATGGCCTGAGGGTGGAAAAAGGTGCGGAACTTTACAATAACGGATTCGCTCCCAACGTTCTCCTTACCGGTATCGATGCGCGATTTTACCGTCCCGGACGCCCAAACTGGCGCGAACGCCGCATGAGAGATCTCGGAGTTCCCAAAAAAGCCATCAGGGTGGACACCGAATCCGAAACCACCTGGGAAGAGGCCGTCAACGCATCGGAAACCCTGCAGAAACAGAAATGGGAAAGCGCCATCGTCGTCAGCGATCCTCCCCATATGCTCAGAATTCACCAGACATGGCGCAGGGTATTCGAAGGATCGTCAAAAAAAATCATTCTTGTTTCGACAGAACCCGACTGGTGGAATGCCCTGCTCTGGTGGAAAAACAAGACAAGCTACCGATTCGTCATCAGCGAAATCAAAAAAAACATCTACTACTACGCGGTCTATCTCTGA
- a CDS encoding STAS domain-containing protein, whose product MKNSVSSRKELTILKLEEEVFDFRHSACFRQTIETLLLQENSRNLIIDFSQVKAIDSSGISSMLIAHQLSNQCHGLAIFVSLCQQIKDLLKLTNLDKQLYIFSSINEVMTLVEPAMKNKRAGRGKSQVHVDEVIDDICDDLALLDDAMIPVDNLDAVINEEAPENEDLAESEGDEEHPLPQKKRGRPKKPKPGKNSNG is encoded by the coding sequence ATGAAAAACTCGGTATCGTCCCGCAAGGAGCTGACCATTCTGAAACTCGAAGAAGAAGTCTTCGATTTCCGTCACTCCGCATGTTTCCGCCAAACAATCGAAACCCTGCTGCTACAGGAAAACAGCAGAAATCTCATTATCGATTTTTCGCAGGTCAAGGCCATCGACTCGAGCGGAATCAGTTCGATGCTCATTGCCCACCAGCTCTCGAATCAATGTCATGGTCTGGCCATTTTCGTCTCGCTCTGCCAGCAAATCAAAGACCTGCTCAAACTCACCAATCTCGACAAACAGCTCTATATTTTCTCATCCATCAACGAAGTCATGACCCTTGTTGAACCCGCCATGAAAAACAAGCGGGCAGGCAGAGGAAAATCTCAGGTTCATGTCGATGAAGTTATTGACGATATCTGTGACGACCTTGCCCTGCTCGACGATGCAATGATCCCCGTTGACAATCTTGACGCCGTGATAAACGAAGAAGCGCCTGAAAACGAAGATCTCGCAGAATCCGAAGGTGATGAAGAACATCCCCTCCCCCAGAAAAAACGGGGAAGGCCGAAAAAGCCGAAACCAGGAAAAAACAGCAACGGATAA
- the cfa gene encoding cyclopropane fatty acyl phospholipid synthase, with translation MEYPLNSIQTQHRSATLDSFFKKQLELIFNKGDIRINGNRPWDIRVHDNRVFRRVITQGSLGLGESYMEKWWECDDLEEFFFRLLSAKCDEKVITPEWLIGRLIGKTCNLQHPSRAFQVGEHHYNTGNDLFACMLDKQMIYSCGYWKEADSLDEAQEKKLRLVFDKLCLREGMKVLDIGCGWGGAARFAAEQYNVSVTAITVSSEQAEVARERCAGLPVTVALCDYRTLQGMFDRIYSIGMFEHVGYKNYRTYFEVISRCLEPDGLSLLHTIGGNTTTTNGDPWSCKYIFPNSMLPSASQITQNYEGLFKLEDWHVFSHDYSLTLKAWHENVEKHWQTLQSRYTETFHRMWQYYLLSFSGAFRARSIELWQILLSKQGVRGEYRVPR, from the coding sequence ATGGAATATCCATTGAACTCCATTCAAACACAACATCGCAGTGCAACGCTTGACAGCTTTTTCAAAAAGCAGCTTGAACTCATTTTCAATAAAGGAGATATCCGTATCAACGGCAACAGGCCATGGGATATTCGCGTTCATGACAACAGAGTTTTCCGGCGGGTAATCACGCAGGGAAGTCTCGGTCTCGGCGAGTCATACATGGAAAAATGGTGGGAGTGTGATGATCTTGAGGAGTTCTTTTTCCGCCTGCTCTCGGCAAAATGCGATGAAAAAGTCATTACCCCGGAGTGGTTGATCGGCAGATTGATCGGCAAAACCTGCAATCTCCAGCACCCGTCAAGAGCTTTTCAGGTCGGGGAGCATCATTACAATACAGGAAACGACCTGTTTGCATGCATGCTTGACAAACAAATGATCTACAGTTGCGGCTACTGGAAAGAGGCGGACAGCCTTGATGAAGCACAGGAGAAGAAACTCCGGCTGGTCTTTGACAAACTGTGTCTCAGGGAAGGAATGAAGGTTCTCGACATCGGATGCGGCTGGGGGGGGGCGGCCCGATTTGCCGCTGAACAGTATAACGTTTCCGTAACGGCGATAACGGTATCATCAGAACAGGCCGAAGTGGCCAGAGAACGGTGCGCAGGATTGCCCGTCACTGTTGCACTGTGCGACTACCGCACACTGCAGGGAATGTTCGACCGAATATACTCGATTGGCATGTTCGAGCATGTCGGCTACAAAAACTATCGCACCTATTTCGAAGTGATCAGCCGTTGTCTTGAACCTGACGGGCTATCCCTGCTGCACACTATAGGAGGAAATACGACCACCACAAATGGCGATCCATGGAGCTGTAAATACATCTTTCCGAACTCCATGCTTCCAAGCGCAAGCCAGATCACCCAAAACTATGAAGGGCTTTTCAAGCTCGAAGACTGGCACGTTTTCAGCCACGACTACTCTCTGACACTGAAAGCCTGGCATGAAAACGTCGAAAAACACTGGCAGACCCTGCAATCACGCTACACCGAAACGTTTCACCGCATGTGGCAATACTACCTTCTCAGCTTCTCGGGAGCTTTCAGGGCACGATCCATCGAACTCTGGCAAATTCTGCTTTCAAAACAGGGTGTCAGGGGGGAATACCGTGTACCGCGCTGA
- a CDS encoding YecA/YgfB family protein, which produces MNDNTNKPVTGAELGELEDFLLSASVPKSAMDLDMLDGFFAALASGPEPLEPERWLPLVWGPEAESAPDFASIDEMQKILSLMVRYRQLVETVLSLDSESYLPLFRRCSFSDTSEERAAVGNWAKGFLVGIEPLRETWQPLFEEDTEFSALAPLFLLADIGEESAIDEVQWLQCRDAVAESVRAIHRFWTPFRGKTGKIERPSVQDADDWQDDDFSQECQCRRDKQ; this is translated from the coding sequence ATGAATGACAATACGAATAAACCGGTAACCGGCGCCGAACTTGGCGAACTGGAGGATTTTCTTCTTTCCGCATCGGTGCCGAAAAGCGCTATGGATCTCGATATGCTCGACGGCTTTTTTGCCGCGCTTGCTTCCGGTCCGGAACCGCTTGAACCGGAACGGTGGCTTCCGCTGGTGTGGGGGCCTGAAGCCGAATCGGCTCCGGATTTCGCTTCGATAGACGAGATGCAGAAAATCCTTTCGCTCATGGTGCGATACAGGCAGCTTGTCGAAACCGTGCTTTCGCTCGACTCCGAAAGCTATCTGCCGCTGTTCAGACGGTGTTCGTTCAGCGACACCTCGGAGGAGAGGGCTGCCGTCGGGAACTGGGCCAAGGGGTTTCTGGTGGGCATCGAGCCGTTGCGGGAAACATGGCAGCCGCTGTTCGAGGAGGATACGGAGTTTTCCGCCCTTGCGCCGTTGTTTCTTCTTGCTGATATCGGGGAGGAAAGCGCTATCGATGAGGTGCAGTGGTTGCAGTGCCGGGATGCCGTTGCCGAATCAGTCAGGGCGATACACCGTTTCTGGACCCCGTTCCGCGGAAAAACCGGAAAAATCGAGCGCCCTTCAGTGCAGGATGCGGACGACTGGCAGGACGACGATTTCAGCCAGGAGTGTCAATGCCGTCGCGACAAGCAGTAA
- the cfa gene encoding cyclopropane fatty acyl phospholipid synthase produces MAETYFRQKLGTLLKDADITIDGPHPWDIRVLDDRFYKRVLTEAHLGIGEAYMDGWWECDALDEFFYRILRKGLDKKVSAMPRFLSSLAGKILNLQNPARAFVVGETHYNIGNDLYRAMLDKRMIYSCGYWKEGNSLDEAQEQKLRLVFDKLMLKPGMHLLDIGCGWGGAAKFAAEHYGVRVTGITISSEQEKLAREYCSGLPVDIRLVDYRSQKGTYDRIYSIGMFEHVGHKNYRAYFQTVRNALAPDGLFLLHTIGSNRTGTNTDKWTSRYIFPNSMLPSANHIARASEGLLVMEDWHSFGHDYSLTLKAWNDNIERHLPTLARSYDERFFRMWRYYLLSAAGSFRARNVQLWQIVYSQNGIEGPFDVPRQSRIFA; encoded by the coding sequence ATGGCAGAAACCTATTTCAGACAGAAGCTCGGTACTCTTCTGAAGGATGCCGACATTACCATCGACGGACCGCACCCCTGGGATATCCGGGTACTCGACGACCGGTTCTACAAAAGAGTCCTCACGGAGGCACATCTCGGTATCGGAGAGGCCTATATGGACGGATGGTGGGAGTGCGATGCTCTCGACGAGTTTTTTTACCGGATACTCCGCAAGGGCCTCGATAAAAAGGTCTCTGCCATGCCCCGCTTTCTGAGCTCGCTTGCCGGAAAAATACTGAACCTTCAGAATCCGGCAAGGGCATTCGTCGTAGGCGAAACGCATTACAACATCGGCAACGATCTCTATCGGGCCATGCTCGACAAAAGGATGATTTACAGTTGCGGATACTGGAAAGAGGGGAACAGCCTTGATGAAGCACAGGAGCAGAAACTCCGGCTGGTTTTCGACAAACTCATGCTCAAACCCGGCATGCACCTGCTGGATATAGGCTGCGGCTGGGGCGGCGCCGCGAAGTTTGCCGCCGAACACTACGGAGTCAGGGTAACCGGCATCACCATATCCAGTGAACAGGAAAAACTGGCCAGAGAGTACTGCTCCGGCCTGCCTGTAGATATCAGGCTCGTCGATTACCGTTCCCAGAAAGGCACATACGACCGCATTTACTCGATAGGCATGTTTGAACATGTCGGTCATAAAAACTACCGCGCCTACTTTCAGACTGTACGCAACGCTCTCGCTCCCGACGGACTCTTTCTCCTGCATACCATAGGAAGCAACCGGACCGGCACCAATACCGACAAATGGACAAGCAGGTACATTTTTCCCAACTCGATGCTCCCGTCAGCAAATCATATCGCCAGAGCATCGGAAGGGCTGCTCGTCATGGAAGACTGGCACTCCTTCGGGCACGATTATTCGCTGACCCTGAAAGCATGGAACGACAACATCGAAAGACATCTGCCGACACTGGCCCGTTCTTACGACGAACGGTTCTTCAGAATGTGGCGCTATTATCTGCTCAGCGCAGCCGGGTCCTTCAGGGCGAGAAACGTCCAGCTCTGGCAGATTGTATACTCGCAGAACGGCATTGAAGGGCCATTTGACGTCCCCCGACAGAGCCGGATTTTTGCATGA